A stretch of DNA from Sceloporus undulatus isolate JIND9_A2432 ecotype Alabama unplaced genomic scaffold, SceUnd_v1.1 scaffold_1075, whole genome shotgun sequence:
aggcacacaacaataaaaaatgacCTGTTGTAGGCCCCAAAAAAGTCTTCACAACCTAAAACAGCTGCTCCAATGGCAAATTTTATCCATGGTACTTAGAGGGTACAGGGAAGTAAAGAGAATTATTGAGGGGGCAGAGGGGATACATTGAGGATCTGGAGGAGAGCATACTGCAATATCTGCATGTTGACCTCTCCTGCTATAAAGGGATAAAAGGGGGCTTTGTTCTCCCAGGTCGAGAGGAGCAGGTGAGTGGGTATGGCATATACTAATGCCTTGTGGTTTTATATGTTCTTGGCATTTTACAGAATGTCAAAGACAAGCACAGTAGATAAAGAGTATTATGCCAATGACAGTCTACCCTGGGCTCCTATCCCCAAAGTACCTTTTTATGCAAACGTTGCTGGAAAATGTGTGATTAgacatcttttttggggggaaaataggtATCAAAATCTTAATCTGAAACAACTGTTATGCAAATCATTGTTACTTTTCAGAATTTTACTTTCAGCTTTACCTGGCATGCATCAATGCCACCATTAAGGCTCCCAGCACACAGCATCCGAGAAGTAATCAGGTCATCATAAACCTTGCTACAAACACTTTGGTTAATTATTTTCACTTTGGCTTCTTGTAGTGTTTTTGCAAGCTGGCCTGGAACAACAGAAGGGTTGAAGAAACACTGAATACATCAAAGATAGCACTTCAGATTGTAAatactgaaaatgaaaatgaaaaactgtCCTGATCCATTCTAGACCTTTTCACTTTGCTTTGATTATGTGCACATGATATTCACAGGACTATCTAAATTGAATGTATTGAATGTAATTATAATTTCACATTCTATAAACCTTAGAGACATTACCTTCCCAATggcttataaaattataaaattaagaaCACATCAAAATTTAAGTCACCACTGATCACTGAGGATATATGTATTTAGAATAGTCATAACTAATATCTGATTAGGCCATATCTTCATTGTCTTGTTCTTCTAAAGTTTATTGCGTTtataacatcttttttaaaagcaaagattTTAAAGTAAACTCTTACAGTAGCTTATCGTTACATTCCATATAACAGATACATTATATTAGGGACATTTGCAGTTTGCAATAAACATATCCAGAAATGAACATACTATTTTCTTTTATGGCTCCCCAGCCAGTTACATAGCAGACACTTCCATAAATAAATACTCTAGGAGTGCTTGGTAAACATATGGGCTGTACCAGCTCAGTGAAGAATACTGGTGCCTCCATTTCCAACAGGGCAATATCATAGTCTGAGATATATTGGTCATACTGTGGGTGGACAATAATCCTTTTGATCGATCTCATTGCTAcataattgttgtttttgttgatgaTCCTTATACCCATATATGCTGTCCAGCCAGATGCTACTGAGTATctgaaaaaggcaaagaaaacaaTCTTTTGGGCCCTGTTTTTATACAGATCCCATTAACTGTAGGAACGGTTGATCCCAGGGATGGTGTGTCCTTCTCCCAAAGTGTATAAATCCCATGAAATGAATAATAAAGCAGGAGAAATTCAGATCAGTAATTCCACTTTTTTCTGGCAATACACAACATCAGTagttgactgaataataataataatatatttatataccgcctttgcGAAAGagcaaggcagtttacaaaattataCAAACAAATACATAGCACATACAGACTAAAATTCCCTCCCTTATCCCTTAACTAAAATGCAATCATCAAAgtataatttaaattaattaaacctctaaaataaataagattaaaataaacaGAGTTGAAATTTAAAAATAGGCAGGCATTGGAGGAGGGGTATTTGAGACAATTGATGCAAAGGATGATCTGCATCAATGAGGGGGaggatcaatcagggaaggccttcCAGAAGATATCCATCTTGATGGCCTTCTTAAAGGTGTcaagagtggtaatatgatggatctcctctggcaggtcattccatagtttaggagcggcagccaagaaggtcctctgggtaaccgcagccaacctggtctttctTGGCTGCAGTAAACACATATCAGAAGGCCTAAGTAtgcagggtggattgtgtggAAGGAGGCGCTCccttaagtaagctggacccaagccatgaagggctttaaatgttataaccaacaccttgtattacgcccagaaactgattggcagccaatgaactgtttttaatataggtgttatgtggttgcCTCTAGGttttctggtgaccaatctggctgccatattatgaaccagttgaagtttccgaactaggTAGAGtgtattgcagaaatcaagttgagaggttaccaatAAATGTATTACCATTTCTTGGTCTCCCAGTTTCAGGAAGGgctgcagctggcgtatcagccaaagctaatAACAAgtactcctggctgtcgcatctatctgagctgacaactGGAGAGACAAGTCGAAGAGTACCCCAAGCTGTGGACacagtcttttaggggaagtgttaccccatccaggaccagttGAAAAATCTCCATTTGCGGTCCCTGCAGCAAGTAActcgtcttatctggattcaattttagtctgtttttcctcatccagtccattaccgtcctaagacattcattcagatgAGAGATGCCATCCTAAGTTACTGCAGCAGTTCGGGAGATGGAGAGATAtgtctgggtgtcatcagcatacttatAACActccgccccatgtctccggatgatctcacccagcgtcttcatgtaaatgttaaatagcattggagacagaatggcacccagatttaagctccctcttagaggagcaactgtctccaagcatcaccatctggaatctacctgagagataggatctgaaccactggagtgcagtgctcccaattcccaactctctcaggcattccaggataccatggtcgatggtatcgaaggccgctgagaggtccaagagcaccaactgAGTCACACATTGAAATATTGAccaatattctacatcagctacttagacTAGGAACCCTATCGCATGGGGATAAAACCTTGtcttacctttcccgaattcagtgctaatGCAGGAGGCAGatggtcctatcacacagaaatcactgccaaattgCTATTCGGGTCTATctcagatgcagcccaggttctGAAAGCtgcttcggcagccattttttaaGTCGGAagctccagtttttgaaaagGGAATGTGGAAGCAGCTTacaggacctgggctgcatcccggACAGACCAGGGAAGCGATTCAGCACAATTTCTATGAGACAGGACTGGGCTGCCTCCCGAactagcactgaattcaggaaaggtaagatGGGGTTTTAACCCCATATGATAGGgtcctgcatctacactgcagaaataatccagtttgacaccactttaactgccatggctcaatgcaatagaattctgggaactgtatttttatgagaaatttagtcttctctgtcagagagctctggtgcagcaacaaactatagaattccatagaactgagccatggcagttatagcagtgtcaaactggattaattctgcagtgcacatgcagccttaGTTAACTATAAGTATACTTAACTTAGTAACCTATCCTGGCCCACCTGCTCAACCCCAAATCTGACAGAAATGCCATTCATCCATGCTCCAGTTACTAG
This window harbors:
- the LOC121917845 gene encoding suppressor of tumorigenicity 14 protein homolog; this encodes CGRSHLKRPRIVGGEDARSGKWPWQVSLQLGTYGHICGASIISNRWLVSAAHCFQDSDSIRYSVASGWTAYMGIRIINKNNNYVAMRSIKRIIVHPQYDQYISDYDIALLEMEAPVFFTELVQPICLPSTPRVFIYGSVCYVTGWGAIKENSQLAKTLQEAKVKIINQSVCSKVYDDLITSRMLCAGSLNGGIDACQ